The following coding sequences are from one Burkholderia stabilis window:
- a CDS encoding ABC transporter ATP-binding protein, with protein MYKLTVDNLHKKFGDNEVLKGVSMKAKAGDVISIIGSSGSGKSTFLRCINFLEQPCSGQITIGSEPIQTTRDRNGSLRVADQKQLQRMRTKLSMVFQHFNLWAHMTVLENVIEAPMAVLGIGKEEAIARARKYLEKVGLAPRVEGMYPSHLSGGQQQRVAIARALAMEPEVMLFDEPTSALDPELVGEVLKVMQKLAEEGRTMVVVTHEMGFARNVSNHVIFLHQGKIEEEGDPQEILVNPKSERLGQFLSGRLK; from the coding sequence ATGTACAAGCTCACCGTTGACAACCTGCACAAGAAGTTCGGCGACAACGAGGTGTTGAAGGGCGTGTCGATGAAGGCGAAGGCCGGCGACGTGATCAGCATCATCGGCTCGAGCGGCTCCGGCAAGAGCACGTTCCTGCGCTGCATCAACTTCCTCGAGCAGCCGTGCTCGGGGCAGATCACGATCGGCAGCGAGCCGATCCAGACCACGCGCGACCGCAATGGTTCGCTGCGCGTCGCCGACCAGAAGCAGCTTCAGCGGATGCGCACGAAGCTGTCGATGGTGTTCCAGCACTTCAACCTGTGGGCGCACATGACGGTGCTCGAGAACGTGATCGAGGCGCCGATGGCCGTGCTCGGGATCGGCAAGGAAGAAGCGATCGCGCGGGCGCGCAAGTATCTGGAGAAGGTCGGTCTCGCGCCGCGCGTCGAGGGCATGTATCCGTCGCATCTTTCCGGCGGCCAGCAGCAGCGTGTCGCGATCGCGCGCGCGCTCGCGATGGAGCCTGAAGTGATGCTGTTCGACGAGCCGACGTCGGCGCTCGATCCGGAGCTCGTCGGCGAAGTGCTGAAGGTGATGCAGAAGCTCGCCGAAGAAGGGCGCACGATGGTCGTCGTCACGCACGAGATGGGCTTCGCGCGCAACGTGTCGAACCACGTGATCTTCCTGCATCAGGGCAAGATCGAGGAGGAAGGCGATCCGCAGGAGATTCTCGTGAATCCGAAGAGCGAGCGGCTCGGTCAGTTCCTGTCGGGGCGGTTGAAGTAA